Proteins encoded within one genomic window of Sphingomonas sp. KRR8:
- the murG gene encoding undecaprenyldiphospho-muramoylpentapeptide beta-N-acetylglucosaminyltransferase encodes MHFVLAAGGTGGHMIPAHALAAELKARGHGVLLITDERGKRIPGLFEGTPVEVLQAGRITKNPIALAKGVLSVLAGRREARALYQRGRPDAVVGFGGYPAFPALLAARSLGIPTVLHEQNAVLGRVNRLLAGGAAAIATAYERIERLKPSQRAKCVLVGNPVREAIVRLGEQPFPPFDEFSPLKILVTGGSQGATVLGRVVPRGLGELQPVLRHRLQVVQQCRPDDIEKVREAYRELEIPAELMTYIEDMPAKLADAHLVIGRAGASTIAELTAAGRPAILIPLPIATDDHQTANAREMARAGGARMIPQPQFTPETLARQIEVLAANPEALADVAARALSVGRPRAAQDLADLVERVANKQAPLLVGPAVAPAKLKPAGAAA; translated from the coding sequence ATGCATTTCGTGCTCGCCGCCGGCGGAACCGGCGGTCACATGATCCCGGCCCACGCGCTCGCCGCCGAGTTGAAGGCGCGCGGGCACGGCGTGCTGCTGATCACCGACGAGCGCGGCAAGCGCATTCCGGGGCTGTTTGAAGGCACGCCGGTCGAGGTGCTGCAGGCCGGTCGGATCACCAAGAACCCGATCGCACTGGCGAAGGGCGTGTTGAGCGTGCTTGCTGGGCGGCGCGAGGCCAGGGCGCTCTATCAGCGCGGGCGTCCGGATGCGGTGGTAGGCTTTGGCGGTTATCCGGCCTTTCCCGCGCTGCTCGCCGCCCGCTCGTTGGGCATTCCGACGGTGCTGCATGAGCAGAATGCGGTGCTTGGCCGGGTCAATCGGCTCTTGGCCGGCGGGGCGGCCGCCATCGCCACCGCTTATGAGCGGATCGAGCGGCTGAAGCCTTCGCAGCGGGCCAAGTGCGTGCTGGTCGGCAATCCGGTGCGCGAGGCGATCGTGCGGCTGGGCGAGCAGCCCTTCCCGCCTTTTGACGAATTCTCGCCGCTAAAGATCCTGGTCACCGGCGGAAGCCAGGGTGCGACCGTGCTTGGCCGAGTAGTGCCGCGCGGCCTGGGCGAATTGCAGCCCGTGCTCCGTCACCGGCTGCAGGTGGTGCAGCAGTGCCGGCCCGATGACATCGAGAAGGTGCGCGAGGCCTATCGCGAGCTGGAGATCCCGGCGGAACTGATGACCTATATCGAGGATATGCCGGCCAAGCTGGCCGACGCCCATCTGGTGATCGGGCGGGCGGGTGCCTCGACCATTGCCGAGCTGACTGCCGCCGGCCGGCCCGCGATTCTTATTCCCCTGCCGATCGCGACGGACGACCACCAGACCGCCAATGCACGCGAGATGGCACGGGCCGGCGGTGCGCGGATGATCCCGCAGCCGCAATTCACGCCCGAGACGTTGGCCCGACAGATCGAGGTTCTGGCGGCCAATCCCGAGGCGCTGGCCGATGTGGCTGCACGTGCGCTGTCGGTCGGCCGTCCGCGTGCGGCGCAGGACCTTGCCGACCTGGTCGAGCGAGTGGCCAACAAGCAGGCACCCTTGTTGGTCGGACCGGCCGTTGCACCGGCCAAGCTGAAGCCGGCAGGAGCGGCCGCATGA
- a CDS encoding putative peptidoglycan glycosyltransferase FtsW: MNTILAGKLKASPLLDPNRYGRADRSAVGRWFWEIDRVLLLLVTVLIGIGLIAVAAASPAAGERYSGAALSVAPLHYFYRQIVWIGISVPVMIAISMMPRERAKRLSLIGAAACLVALVFVPLIGPEVNGARRWLGVGFAQVQPSEFLKPFFIVLTAWLLSLKDKDKKLPVFWVSGALTGLVAVLLMTQPDFGSTIIFGSVWIVMLALAGINLRTLGLLGLAAVVGVVLAYFFYPVATVRIDGFLFGEGDNFQVENAMRTLTAGGLFGMGPGGGTRKFGLPEPHTDYIFSVIGEEFGLIACIAIAAIYLAIVARVLVKLLDEEDSFAVLTAAGLAAQFGLQALINMAVNVRLAPSKGMTLPFISYGGSSMLALSIGMGLLLAFTRRNPYLKRSPYVVTWNGDR; the protein is encoded by the coding sequence ATGAATACGATCCTGGCCGGGAAGCTGAAGGCGAGTCCGTTGCTCGACCCGAACCGCTATGGGCGCGCCGACCGTTCGGCGGTCGGCCGCTGGTTCTGGGAGATCGATCGGGTCCTGCTGCTGCTGGTCACGGTGCTGATCGGCATTGGGCTCATCGCCGTCGCGGCCGCCAGTCCGGCTGCCGGCGAGCGTTACTCGGGCGCGGCCCTGTCGGTCGCCCCGCTGCACTATTTCTACCGGCAGATCGTGTGGATCGGCATCTCGGTGCCGGTGATGATCGCCATCTCCATGATGCCGCGCGAGCGGGCCAAGCGGCTGAGCCTGATCGGCGCAGCGGCCTGCCTTGTCGCGCTGGTGTTCGTGCCGCTGATCGGTCCGGAAGTGAATGGCGCCCGCCGCTGGCTGGGCGTCGGCTTTGCCCAGGTGCAGCCGTCGGAATTCCTCAAGCCCTTCTTCATTGTCCTGACCGCCTGGCTGCTGAGCCTGAAGGACAAGGACAAGAAGCTGCCGGTGTTCTGGGTCTCGGGCGCGCTGACCGGCCTCGTCGCCGTGCTGCTGATGACCCAGCCGGACTTCGGCTCAACCATCATCTTCGGCTCCGTGTGGATCGTCATGCTGGCGTTGGCCGGCATCAACCTGCGGACGCTGGGGCTGCTGGGGTTGGCCGCCGTGGTCGGCGTGGTGCTGGCCTATTTCTTTTATCCGGTCGCGACGGTCCGGATCGACGGCTTCCTGTTCGGCGAGGGCGACAATTTCCAGGTCGAGAACGCCATGCGAACCCTGACCGCCGGCGGGCTGTTCGGCATGGGTCCGGGCGGCGGCACCCGCAAGTTCGGGCTGCCTGAACCGCATACGGACTATATCTTCTCGGTCATCGGTGAGGAGTTCGGGCTGATCGCCTGCATCGCCATCGCCGCCATCTATCTGGCGATCGTCGCGCGGGTGTTGGTCAAGCTGCTCGACGAGGAGGATAGCTTCGCGGTGCTGACCGCGGCCGGGCTGGCGGCGCAGTTTGGGTTGCAGGCGCTGATCAACATGGCAGTCAACGTGCGGCTGGCGCCGTCCAAGGGGATGACGCTGCCGTTCATCAGCTATGGCGGTAGCTCCATGCTGGCGCTGTCGATCGGCATGGGCCTGCTGCTCGCCTTTACCCGCCGGAACCCGTATCTGAAGCGCTCTCCTTATGTGGTGACCTGGAACGGGGACCGTTAG
- the murD gene encoding UDP-N-acetylmuramoyl-L-alanine--D-glutamate ligase encodes MITAKAWSGKHYAVYGLARSGQATVRALVASGARVTAWDEKAEARAQVEGAELLDLATADLSQFDILVVSPGVPLNTHPLAKRARDAGLEIIGDIELFACARPELPPHKVVGITGTNGKSTTTALVHHILQTAGVPTTMGGNIGLPILAQDPLPEGGVYVLELSSYQIDLTQSLDCEVAVLLNITPDHLDRYGSFEAYAASKARLFEMQSPHRLAVVDYRAEAEEDVLAEAEDPIIQFIDDVALSEEVWPALSGHHNLQNARAAWAACEQLGLSESTIAEALRSYPGLPHRMERVREVGGVLFVNDSKATNAEAAAPALAAYPHIRWIVGGQAKTMELGDTAGHLDHLVHAYTIGEAGPMFARLLRERGVPVTESETLENAVKGAAADSQAGEVVLLSPACASFDQFRDFEARGDAFKALVGAL; translated from the coding sequence GTGATCACGGCCAAGGCCTGGTCCGGAAAACATTATGCAGTCTACGGCCTCGCGCGGTCGGGGCAGGCGACCGTTCGTGCGTTGGTGGCGAGCGGGGCGCGGGTAACGGCGTGGGATGAGAAGGCGGAGGCACGGGCGCAGGTCGAAGGCGCCGAGCTGCTCGACCTTGCGACCGCCGACCTCAGCCAGTTCGATATCCTTGTCGTTTCCCCCGGCGTGCCCCTGAACACGCATCCGCTGGCCAAGCGGGCGCGGGACGCTGGGCTGGAAATCATCGGCGACATCGAGCTCTTCGCCTGCGCGCGCCCCGAGCTGCCGCCGCACAAGGTGGTCGGGATCACCGGCACCAACGGCAAGAGCACGACCACCGCGCTGGTCCACCACATCCTCCAGACCGCGGGCGTGCCGACGACCATGGGCGGCAACATCGGGCTGCCGATCCTGGCGCAGGACCCACTCCCAGAGGGCGGGGTCTATGTGCTGGAGCTGTCGAGCTATCAGATCGACCTGACCCAGAGCCTCGACTGCGAGGTGGCGGTGCTGCTCAACATCACGCCGGATCATCTCGACCGTTATGGGAGCTTCGAGGCCTACGCAGCGAGCAAGGCGCGATTGTTTGAAATGCAGTCGCCGCATCGGCTCGCCGTTGTCGACTATCGAGCAGAGGCTGAAGAGGATGTCCTCGCGGAGGCGGAGGACCCGATCATCCAGTTCATCGATGATGTGGCTCTCAGTGAAGAAGTCTGGCCGGCGCTCTCTGGACATCACAATCTTCAGAACGCGCGTGCGGCCTGGGCGGCTTGTGAGCAACTCGGCCTTTCGGAGTCGACAATCGCTGAAGCGTTGCGCTCCTATCCTGGCCTCCCGCACCGGATGGAGCGGGTGCGCGAGGTCGGCGGCGTCCTGTTTGTCAACGACAGCAAGGCGACCAATGCCGAAGCGGCTGCGCCGGCCTTGGCGGCTTATCCGCATATTCGCTGGATCGTCGGGGGGCAGGCGAAAACCATGGAGCTGGGTGACACCGCCGGGCACCTCGACCACCTCGTTCACGCCTACACCATCGGCGAAGCCGGTCCGATGTTCGCCCGGCTGCTGCGCGAACGCGGCGTCCCGGTGACCGAGTCGGAAACGCTTGAAAATGCGGTCAAAGGCGCTGCGGCGGATTCACAAGCGGGTGAGGTTGTTCTACTCTCTCCGGCGTGCGCGTCGTTTGACCAGTTCCGGGACTTCGAAGCACGCGGGGATGCCTTCAAGGCATTAGTGGGGGCGCTATGA
- the mraY gene encoding phospho-N-acetylmuramoyl-pentapeptide-transferase: MLYIFAEALGFPGLLNLIRYISFRAGAATATALFIGLVLGPWFINWLRVRQGKGQPIRADGPQTHLAKRGTPTMGGLLILTSVTVSVLLWMDLGNPYVWACLLVTLGFGAIGFLDDYDKVKKAHHAGIPGKVRLALEFIIAGFATWLMVRHSGTHLYLPFVQGWVADLSWFYVAFGAFVIVAFGNAVNLTDGLDGLATMPVVIASLAFVLIAYLVGNAKYATYLGIPHVLGTGDLTVLLLSVVGACLAFLWFNAPPAAVFMGDTGSLALGGALGAVAVATHHEFVLAVVGGLFVVEAMSVIIQVAVYKRTGKRVFLMAPIHHHFEHKGWSEPTVVIRFWIIAFILALAGLSTLKLR; encoded by the coding sequence ATGCTTTATATCTTCGCCGAAGCGCTGGGCTTCCCCGGTCTCCTCAACCTCATCCGCTACATCAGCTTTCGGGCCGGCGCGGCCACCGCGACCGCCTTGTTCATCGGACTGGTGCTCGGGCCGTGGTTCATCAACTGGCTGCGCGTGCGGCAGGGCAAGGGGCAGCCGATCCGCGCCGACGGACCGCAGACCCACCTCGCCAAGCGGGGGACGCCGACCATGGGCGGGCTATTGATCCTCACCAGCGTGACCGTCTCGGTGCTGCTGTGGATGGACCTTGGCAATCCTTACGTCTGGGCCTGCCTGCTGGTGACGCTGGGCTTCGGCGCGATTGGTTTCCTCGACGACTATGACAAGGTGAAGAAGGCGCATCACGCCGGCATTCCCGGCAAGGTGCGGCTGGCGCTGGAGTTCATCATCGCCGGCTTCGCCACCTGGCTGATGGTGCGGCACAGCGGCACGCACCTCTACCTGCCGTTCGTGCAGGGGTGGGTCGCCGATCTTTCGTGGTTCTATGTGGCGTTCGGCGCATTCGTGATCGTGGCGTTCGGCAATGCGGTCAACCTGACCGACGGGCTGGATGGGCTGGCGACCATGCCGGTGGTGATTGCTTCGCTTGCCTTCGTGCTGATCGCCTACCTCGTCGGCAATGCGAAGTACGCGACCTACCTCGGCATTCCGCATGTGCTCGGGACGGGTGACCTGACCGTGCTGCTGCTGTCGGTGGTGGGCGCGTGCCTGGCGTTCCTGTGGTTCAATGCGCCCCCGGCGGCAGTGTTCATGGGCGATACCGGAAGCCTGGCGTTGGGCGGCGCGCTCGGTGCGGTGGCGGTGGCGACGCACCATGAGTTCGTGCTGGCGGTGGTGGGCGGGCTGTTCGTCGTCGAGGCGATGAGCGTCATCATCCAGGTCGCGGTCTACAAGCGGACCGGCAAGCGCGTCTTCCTGATGGCGCCGATCCACCACCATTTCGAGCATAAGGGGTGGAGCGAGCCGACGGTCGTGATCCGCTTCTGGATCATCGCCTTCATCCTGGCGCTGGCCGGTCTTTCGACCCTCAAGCTGCGGTGA
- the murF gene encoding UDP-N-acetylmuramoyl-tripeptide--D-alanyl-D-alanine ligase, with translation MTPPLWTSREIEEATGGRASASFEATGVTFDSREVEPGWLFVAMPGTVADGHDFVERAFAAGASGALVSRPVDGPHVLVNDVAQALTGLAVVARARMQGKVVGVTGSVGKTGTKEALAAALSRRHSGRVHRSLKSYNNHTGVPLSLARMPRDSVYGVFEMGMNHAGEIAALTRLVRPHVTLITAIAPAHIENLGSMEAIADAKAEIAQGLEPDGVAIVPEDTPYRSRLVEAVRRHAGLVVTFGSGDADVTALHAVRSGHGGSLVTARLLEAELTYTIAQPGDHWVSNSLAVLTAVEALGADVAAAGLALGDMGGIKGRGERHRVAVDGGEALLIDESYNANPASMAATLKNLAAEPVTGRRLAVLGTMLELGEHSDREHAGLAHPVLANKVDELILVGDATAPLERELAGQLAVTRVADATAATAALLERLRPGDAVLVKASNGVGLAKLVERVAGAAPGKGFKP, from the coding sequence GTGACGCCGCCGCTATGGACCTCCCGCGAGATTGAGGAAGCGACGGGTGGGCGTGCCTCAGCCAGCTTCGAGGCGACGGGCGTCACCTTCGACAGCCGCGAGGTGGAGCCGGGCTGGCTGTTCGTCGCCATGCCGGGAACAGTCGCCGACGGGCACGACTTTGTAGAGAGAGCCTTCGCGGCCGGTGCGTCGGGCGCACTGGTCAGCCGGCCCGTGGACGGTCCACACGTGCTGGTGAACGATGTCGCGCAGGCACTGACCGGCTTGGCCGTTGTCGCCCGCGCACGGATGCAGGGCAAGGTGGTTGGGGTAACCGGTTCCGTTGGCAAGACCGGAACCAAGGAAGCGCTCGCCGCAGCGCTCTCCCGGCGGCACTCAGGCCGGGTCCACCGCTCGCTCAAGAGCTACAACAATCACACGGGAGTGCCACTGAGCCTTGCCCGAATGCCCCGCGACAGCGTCTATGGCGTGTTCGAGATGGGAATGAACCATGCCGGCGAGATCGCCGCGCTGACCCGGCTGGTGCGCCCGCATGTCACCCTGATCACCGCCATCGCGCCGGCGCATATCGAGAACCTCGGATCCATGGAGGCCATCGCCGACGCCAAGGCCGAGATCGCACAAGGGCTAGAACCCGACGGTGTCGCTATCGTCCCGGAAGACACGCCCTACCGGAGCCGCCTGGTCGAGGCGGTCCGCCGGCATGCGGGGCTGGTGGTCACCTTCGGTTCGGGGGACGCGGATGTGACCGCCCTGCACGCGGTTCGTTCCGGCCATGGCGGAAGCCTGGTCACGGCGCGGCTGCTCGAGGCGGAACTGACCTACACGATTGCACAGCCCGGCGATCACTGGGTGTCGAACAGCCTGGCGGTTCTGACGGCCGTGGAAGCGCTGGGCGCCGACGTGGCGGCCGCGGGTCTGGCGCTCGGCGATATGGGCGGGATCAAGGGCCGCGGCGAACGGCACAGGGTTGCGGTGGACGGCGGCGAGGCGCTGCTGATCGACGAAAGCTACAACGCCAATCCGGCGAGCATGGCCGCGACGTTGAAGAATTTGGCGGCCGAGCCGGTCACGGGGCGGCGGCTGGCGGTGCTCGGCACCATGCTGGAGCTGGGCGAGCATAGCGACCGCGAGCATGCCGGGCTGGCGCATCCGGTGCTGGCGAACAAGGTCGACGAGCTGATCCTGGTGGGGGATGCCACCGCTCCGTTGGAGCGGGAGCTTGCCGGCCAGCTGGCCGTGACCCGCGTTGCCGACGCGACGGCGGCGACCGCGGCCCTGCTTGAGCGGCTGCGCCCCGGCGACGCGGTTCTGGTCAAGGCGTCCAACGGAGTCGGCCTTGCAAAACTGGTCGAGCGAGTGGCAGGGGCCGCACCCGGAAAGGGGTTCAAGCCCTAA
- a CDS encoding UDP-N-acetylmuramoyl-L-alanyl-D-glutamate--2,6-diaminopimelate ligase, producing MRLSDILPEASAQEISGFAIDHRKVVSGTVFGAFQGSTRNGEDFIPEAIERGAIAVIARPEARVEGALHLADEEPRRRFALLAARFFAPYPEVTVAVTGTNGKTSTVEMTRQLWRMAGHRSASVGTLGVTTADDQVKTGLTTPDIVTFLHNMSGLKTMGISHVAYEASSHGLDQYRTEGLPVRAAAFTNFSRDHLDYHGTMDAYFEAKMALFERVVDVDGVAVVWTGDPKSDEVVLRAKRRGLKVETVGPGGTLIDLAAQRPSALGQQLDLVHAGKRQLLKLPLIGAYQAANVLTAAGLVLVTGGEWATTFSGMARLSPVRGRLERAVITRAGAPVYVDYAHTPDALEAAIAALRPHVEGRLITVFGAGGDRDEGKRPEMGAVAARFSDLVIVTDDNPRSEDPAKIRAEVVAGAPGAREIGGRRDAIAAAIAEAGKADIILLAGKGHETVQIIGESSLPFDDAQVARECAA from the coding sequence GTGCGGCTGTCGGACATCTTGCCCGAGGCGAGCGCGCAAGAGATCAGCGGCTTCGCGATCGATCACCGAAAGGTGGTGTCCGGCACCGTGTTCGGCGCCTTCCAGGGCAGCACCCGTAACGGCGAGGACTTCATCCCCGAGGCAATCGAGCGCGGCGCGATTGCGGTGATCGCCCGGCCCGAGGCCCGCGTCGAAGGCGCGCTGCACCTGGCGGACGAGGAGCCGCGGCGGCGTTTCGCTTTGCTCGCCGCTCGCTTCTTCGCGCCTTATCCGGAGGTGACGGTCGCAGTCACCGGGACCAACGGCAAGACCTCAACGGTGGAGATGACGCGCCAGTTGTGGCGCATGGCCGGACACCGCTCGGCGTCGGTCGGGACGTTGGGCGTGACCACCGCCGACGACCAGGTAAAGACGGGGCTGACCACGCCCGACATCGTCACCTTCTTGCACAACATGTCCGGCCTCAAGACCATGGGCATCAGCCATGTCGCTTATGAGGCGTCGAGCCATGGCCTTGATCAATATCGGACCGAGGGGCTGCCGGTTCGGGCCGCGGCATTCACCAACTTCTCCCGCGATCACCTCGATTACCACGGCACTATGGACGCCTATTTTGAGGCCAAGATGGCGCTGTTCGAACGGGTCGTCGACGTCGACGGAGTGGCGGTCGTCTGGACCGGCGATCCGAAGAGCGACGAGGTCGTGCTGCGCGCCAAGCGGCGCGGGCTGAAGGTCGAGACGGTCGGCCCCGGCGGGACGCTGATCGACCTGGCTGCCCAACGGCCAAGTGCGCTGGGGCAGCAGCTGGACCTGGTTCATGCCGGCAAGAGGCAGCTGCTCAAGCTGCCGCTGATCGGGGCCTATCAGGCGGCCAACGTTCTGACGGCGGCGGGACTGGTGCTGGTCACCGGCGGTGAGTGGGCGACGACTTTCTCGGGAATGGCGCGCCTGAGCCCGGTGCGCGGCCGGCTTGAGAGGGCGGTGATCACTCGCGCCGGAGCGCCGGTCTATGTCGATTATGCGCACACGCCCGACGCGCTGGAGGCCGCCATCGCCGCGCTTCGGCCGCATGTCGAAGGTCGGCTCATCACCGTGTTCGGCGCCGGCGGCGACCGCGACGAGGGCAAGCGGCCGGAGATGGGCGCGGTTGCGGCACGCTTCAGCGATCTGGTGATTGTCACCGACGACAATCCGCGCAGCGAAGATCCGGCCAAGATCCGCGCCGAGGTGGTCGCCGGCGCACCGGGCGCGCGCGAGATTGGTGGTCGCCGTGACGCCATCGCCGCGGCGATCGCCGAAGCCGGCAAGGCCGACATCATCCTGCTCGCCGGCAAGGGACATGAAACCGTGCAGATTATTGGCGAGAGCAGCCTGCCGTTCGACGACGCGCAGGTCGCGCGCGAGTGCGCTGCGTGA
- a CDS encoding penicillin-binding protein 2 yields the protein MNAPTPALVARPERLRLVGQRRQTLAVMHQRLMFGMLLYGGIITLIVLRLMYLAAFGDHAGRKGMVTALVPARGDIVDRNGEPLARTIDAWTIAIQPTKVIGDKLDLARKMAALMPEHDAAGWLQLLRSDKPFIYIRRRASPSLVEQINALGEPGLALSREPDRLYPQTDLAAHVLGFTDIDGHGAAGMERAFDETLTNPNTRGKPLVLSINSAVQQALEHELLDAKATFSALGAAGVIIDIHTGEVMAMASLPQLNPNVAGNADNEARFNRATQGVWELGSTFKPFTVAMALETGKVRSMGQIYNCPLALKAYGRTITDTHPFGRECSVAEIMEESSNIGTAQIAAQVGATDQKRYLKAMGFLDPMPFELREKGRPLYPRDWTPLDVMTVGFGHSIAVSPLHLATGYATLFNGGVFHAPTLLKVGPDHPVAPGHRVFSEETSYKMRALLRLVVTKGTGKQADAPGYRVGGKTGTAEKIVNGHYSKTGQNVTSFAGVFPMDEPRYAMVVMLDEPKATATTFGFRTAGWNSAPTFGKTVARIAPMLGVRPDLKRDANMAEVMPFVHEKK from the coding sequence ATGAACGCGCCGACCCCCGCTCTCGTCGCCCGGCCCGAGCGGCTCCGCCTGGTTGGCCAGCGGCGGCAAACGCTTGCGGTGATGCACCAGCGGCTGATGTTTGGAATGCTGCTGTACGGCGGCATCATCACGCTAATCGTATTGCGGCTGATGTACCTGGCGGCGTTCGGCGATCACGCCGGCCGCAAGGGCATGGTGACGGCGCTGGTCCCCGCCCGCGGCGACATCGTCGACCGCAACGGTGAGCCGCTGGCCCGGACCATCGACGCGTGGACCATTGCCATTCAGCCGACCAAGGTGATCGGCGACAAGCTCGACCTCGCCCGCAAGATGGCCGCGCTGATGCCAGAGCACGATGCGGCCGGCTGGCTTCAGCTGCTGCGGTCGGACAAGCCGTTCATCTACATCCGCCGCCGCGCGTCGCCGAGCCTGGTGGAGCAGATCAATGCGCTGGGCGAACCGGGGCTGGCGTTGAGCCGCGAGCCAGACCGCCTCTATCCGCAGACCGACCTGGCTGCCCACGTGCTCGGCTTCACCGACATCGACGGCCATGGCGCGGCGGGGATGGAGCGGGCGTTCGACGAGACGCTGACCAACCCGAACACGCGCGGCAAGCCGCTGGTGCTGTCGATCAACAGCGCGGTTCAGCAGGCGCTCGAGCATGAGCTGCTGGACGCCAAGGCGACCTTCTCGGCGCTGGGTGCCGCCGGCGTCATCATCGACATCCACACCGGCGAGGTGATGGCCATGGCCTCCTTGCCGCAGCTCAACCCCAATGTCGCCGGCAACGCCGACAATGAGGCGCGCTTCAACCGCGCGACCCAGGGCGTGTGGGAGCTGGGCTCGACCTTCAAGCCGTTCACGGTCGCGATGGCCTTGGAAACGGGCAAGGTCCGTTCGATGGGGCAGATCTATAATTGCCCGCTGGCGCTCAAGGCCTATGGCCGGACCATTACCGATACCCATCCGTTCGGGCGTGAGTGTTCGGTCGCCGAGATCATGGAGGAAAGCTCCAACATCGGCACCGCCCAGATCGCCGCGCAGGTCGGTGCAACCGACCAGAAGCGCTATCTAAAGGCGATGGGCTTCCTTGATCCGATGCCGTTCGAATTGAGAGAAAAGGGGCGCCCGCTCTATCCGCGCGACTGGACTCCGCTGGACGTGATGACGGTCGGCTTCGGCCACTCGATCGCGGTGTCGCCGCTGCATCTGGCGACCGGTTACGCGACCCTGTTCAACGGCGGCGTGTTCCATGCGCCGACACTGCTCAAGGTCGGGCCGGACCATCCGGTCGCACCGGGGCACCGCGTGTTCAGCGAAGAGACCAGCTACAAGATGCGGGCGCTGCTCCGGCTGGTCGTGACCAAGGGTACCGGCAAGCAGGCCGATGCGCCGGGCTATCGCGTGGGCGGCAAGACCGGCACCGCCGAGAAGATCGTCAACGGCCACTATTCCAAGACGGGCCAGAACGTCACCAGCTTCGCCGGCGTATTCCCGATGGACGAGCCGCGCTATGCCATGGTGGTGATGCTGGATGAGCCCAAGGCGACCGCCACCACATTCGGTTTTCGCACGGCCGGCTGGAACTCGGCGCCGACCTTCGGCAAGACGGTGGCGCGGATCGCCCCGATGCTGGGTGTCCGCCCGGACCTCAAGCGCGATGCGAACATGGCCGAGGTGATGCCCTTCGTTCACGAGAAGAAGTAA
- the rsmH gene encoding 16S rRNA (cytosine(1402)-N(4))-methyltransferase RsmH — protein MSAVPTSAQAHVPVLVDEVVAALAVVPGETHVDGTFGAGGYTRALLGAGAGRVIGFDRDPDAIANGPALVPAANLTLIHERFSRMDEALEERGLAPVDGVTLDIGVSSMQIDQAERGFSFAKDGPLDMRMSQAGQTAADFLNEADEAEIARVIRDYGEEPRARTVARAIVAARPLTRTGELAAVIRKALGHHAGMKTDPSTRTFQAIRIHLNAELEELEQGLRAAERVLRPGGRLAVVTFHSLEDRIVKRFLRDRSGATPAGSRHRPAVQTGPAPTFAHVAKPVSPSDAELARNPRARSARLRSAVRTDAPAGKELAA, from the coding sequence GTGAGTGCTGTCCCCACCTCCGCTCAGGCCCACGTGCCGGTACTGGTTGATGAAGTCGTCGCTGCGCTCGCCGTGGTTCCTGGCGAAACGCATGTCGACGGCACGTTCGGGGCAGGCGGCTATACGCGCGCCCTGCTCGGGGCGGGGGCGGGACGAGTGATCGGTTTCGATCGCGATCCGGATGCGATCGCGAACGGGCCGGCGCTCGTCCCTGCCGCCAATCTGACCCTGATACACGAGCGCTTTTCACGCATGGACGAGGCGCTCGAGGAGCGCGGCCTGGCGCCGGTCGACGGCGTGACGCTGGATATCGGCGTGTCCTCCATGCAGATCGACCAGGCGGAGCGGGGCTTCTCGTTCGCCAAGGATGGTCCGCTCGACATGCGGATGAGCCAGGCGGGCCAGACCGCCGCCGACTTCCTCAACGAGGCCGACGAGGCCGAGATCGCCCGGGTCATCCGCGACTATGGCGAGGAACCCCGCGCACGGACGGTGGCCCGCGCCATTGTCGCCGCCCGTCCGCTGACCCGCACGGGTGAGCTGGCGGCCGTGATCCGCAAGGCCCTGGGCCATCATGCGGGCATGAAGACCGACCCGTCGACCCGCACCTTCCAGGCCATCCGCATTCACCTCAACGCCGAACTGGAGGAGCTGGAGCAGGGGCTCCGCGCCGCGGAGCGCGTGCTTCGTCCGGGCGGCCGGCTGGCGGTAGTCACCTTTCACTCCCTCGAGGACCGTATCGTGAAGCGTTTCCTGCGTGACCGCAGCGGGGCCACGCCGGCCGGCTCGCGCCACCGGCCCGCCGTGCAGACCGGCCCCGCGCCGACATTTGCCCATGTCGCCAAGCCGGTGTCGCCTAGCGACGCCGAACTCGCCCGCAATCCGCGCGCCCGGTCCGCCCGGCTGCGCAGCGCCGTCCGGACCGACGCTCCGGCCGGCAAGGAGCTCGCCGCATGA
- a CDS encoding division/cell wall cluster transcriptional repressor MraZ — MEHLFQGSALNAVDAKGRVSVPAFLRTVIERRGDSRTIVLAKHEQFDALSAYDPAYAALKHEKLERLLEKQETDPKAQLQYQQRNLMAFAASEEVSYDSSGRILMPPMMRRKGGIQDLALFLGTGETFQIWNPQTFLNDKNIPEDLKDICRYRLEERGISA; from the coding sequence TTGGAGCACCTGTTTCAGGGCAGTGCGCTCAATGCGGTAGACGCCAAGGGGCGCGTCTCCGTGCCCGCCTTCCTGCGCACCGTGATCGAGCGCCGGGGCGACAGCCGCACCATTGTCCTCGCCAAGCACGAGCAGTTCGACGCCTTGAGCGCCTATGATCCCGCTTATGCGGCGCTGAAGCACGAGAAGCTGGAGCGCCTGCTGGAAAAGCAGGAGACCGATCCCAAGGCGCAGCTGCAATATCAGCAGCGCAATCTGATGGCCTTCGCGGCCAGCGAGGAAGTTTCCTACGACAGTTCGGGCCGCATCCTCATGCCGCCAATGATGCGCCGCAAGGGCGGCATCCAGGATCTCGCGCTGTTCCTGGGCACGGGCGAGACATTCCAGATCTGGAACCCGCAGACCTTCCTCAACGACAAGAATATCCCGGAGGATTTGAAGGACATCTGCCGTTACCGGCTCGAAGAGCGGGGGATCAGCGCGTGA